From Candidatus Eremiobacterota bacterium, the proteins below share one genomic window:
- the trpA gene encoding tryptophan synthase subunit alpha, protein MGFRRYLLEKRETPGAGKAFIPYFTLGDPDEKTSLALISAALEGGAEGLELGFPFSDPIADGPVLQRSAARSLAAGMTPGKCLALIERVRKLSPVPLGLLLYYNLIHAYGIKAFCRNAAACGVNAVLAADLPPESAAPLMEGLAANDLESVFMVGLTTPRERIRDIAGLTTGYIYLVAVLGVTGERSSVSARTIGKINEVREVTDTPVSVGFGISKPDHAALFRGTGADAVIVGSALATIIEEHRGDRKKLCSTVRDFVRSIREALDREG, encoded by the coding sequence ATGGGATTCCGCCGGTATCTGCTGGAAAAGAGAGAGACCCCGGGGGCCGGAAAGGCCTTTATCCCTTACTTCACCCTGGGAGATCCCGACGAGAAGACATCCCTTGCCCTTATCTCGGCAGCTCTTGAGGGAGGCGCCGAAGGCCTCGAGCTGGGCTTTCCCTTTTCCGACCCTATCGCCGACGGCCCCGTGCTCCAGCGCTCGGCGGCAAGGTCTCTCGCCGCCGGCATGACGCCGGGAAAATGCCTTGCTCTGATAGAAAGGGTGAGAAAGCTCTCACCGGTGCCCCTGGGGCTCCTTCTTTACTACAACCTCATCCATGCTTATGGCATCAAGGCTTTCTGCCGTAATGCCGCCGCCTGCGGCGTCAATGCAGTGCTGGCGGCCGATCTCCCTCCAGAGAGCGCTGCCCCTCTTATGGAGGGGCTTGCGGCAAATGATCTTGAATCAGTGTTCATGGTGGGCCTCACGACACCGCGGGAGCGCATCAGGGACATTGCAGGCCTTACGACAGGCTATATCTACCTCGTGGCGGTGCTGGGCGTCACGGGCGAGCGGTCTTCCGTCTCAGCACGGACCATCGGGAAAATCAACGAAGTGCGGGAAGTGACGGATACACCTGTATCCGTGGGCTTCGGCATCTCAAAGCCGGACCATGCGGCTCTCTTCAGGGGAACGGGTGCTGATGCCGTCATAGTGGGAAGCGCTCTCGCCACCATCATCGAGGAACATCGTGGCGACAGAAAAAAGCTTTGCAGCACCGTGAGAGACTTTGTGCGCTCCATCAGGGAAGCGCTGGACCGCGAGGGCTAA